A DNA window from Halanaerobiaceae bacterium ANBcell28 contains the following coding sequences:
- a CDS encoding SurA N-terminal domain-containing protein — protein MINTIRNYSKVIIIIVCVAMVVTGAMMGYGFMGGGFSSGDIVQSANIAVVNGNNISQEHYYSILRNYVAGMEDIPRAQEVPLKLDVLNLVIERELIMEIADDSNFRSQISDEDVDEVIVEILEENQMTEDELLNLLEMTNRTMTQFRTEIKRDLDQNNIIEQVLEEKVFKNIVVSEEEIINSYEQIHPQLIVQRFADDKDHAEEKINDINQELLDGVKFLDLAEEHSDMPNVDLGKISRDNNRLPADVTELAFGLDKGLSEIIEGEDAFYIFNILEKRVAVGEDYEDSKEEIEKNIRREKEMLALSDWLEELKSNSNIQINDPVLSGFKALQSGDINIAIEELETALERNPAAMTYVYLAEAYNADYQLDKAQEIYERAIEDYSFDWELHYQYAEFMMELDNADKAISLLDRASELAGPNIMAQYQIYMGFAMMGAEEKAEAIMEKISDYQEQMQIQEEAIEDTSAIDEAIGEVEIGEIEFAPEN, from the coding sequence ATGATTAATACTATAAGGAACTATAGTAAAGTTATAATTATTATTGTATGTGTTGCTATGGTTGTAACTGGTGCTATGATGGGATATGGATTTATGGGTGGTGGATTTTCATCAGGAGATATAGTTCAGTCTGCAAATATTGCTGTTGTAAATGGGAATAATATAAGTCAGGAACATTATTATTCTATTTTGAGGAATTATGTTGCAGGTATGGAAGATATACCACGTGCACAAGAAGTACCATTAAAACTTGATGTTTTAAATTTAGTTATTGAAAGAGAACTTATTATGGAAATTGCTGATGATTCTAATTTTAGGTCTCAAATTAGTGATGAAGATGTAGATGAGGTTATAGTTGAAATACTTGAAGAAAACCAAATGACAGAAGATGAACTATTAAATCTTTTAGAGATGACTAACAGAACTATGACACAATTCAGGACAGAAATTAAAAGAGATCTTGATCAAAATAATATAATTGAACAGGTATTAGAAGAAAAAGTATTTAAAAATATTGTAGTTAGTGAAGAAGAAATAATTAATTCTTATGAGCAGATTCATCCGCAATTAATAGTACAAAGATTTGCTGATGATAAAGATCATGCCGAAGAGAAAATTAATGATATTAATCAAGAATTATTAGACGGTGTTAAGTTTCTTGATTTAGCAGAGGAACATTCTGATATGCCTAATGTAGACTTGGGTAAAATATCCAGAGATAATAATCGTTTGCCAGCAGATGTTACTGAGCTAGCATTTGGACTTGATAAAGGTTTGAGTGAAATTATTGAAGGCGAAGATGCTTTTTATATTTTTAATATACTCGAAAAAAGAGTGGCAGTAGGCGAAGATTATGAAGATAGTAAGGAAGAAATTGAGAAAAATATAAGACGTGAAAAAGAAATGCTTGCACTTAGTGATTGGTTAGAAGAATTAAAATCAAATAGTAACATTCAAATTAATGATCCTGTTCTTAGTGGTTTTAAAGCATTGCAATCAGGTGATATAAATATTGCTATAGAGGAATTAGAGACAGCATTAGAACGTAATCCTGCAGCAATGACCTATGTATATCTAGCTGAAGCATATAATGCTGATTATCAGTTGGACAAGGCTCAAGAAATATACGAAAGAGCTATTGAAGATTATTCATTCGATTGGGAACTGCATTATCAATATGCAGAATTTATGATGGAATTAGATAATGCAGATAAAGCTATATCTTTATTAGATCGAGCTTCTGAATTGGCTGGTCCTAATATTATGGCTCAGTATCAAATTTATATGGGTTTTGCAATGATGGGTGCTGAAGAAAAAGCTGAAGCTATTATGGAAAAAATAAGTGATTATCAAGAGCAAATGCAAATACAAGAAGAAGCTATTGAAGATACAAGTGCTATTGACGAAGCAATAGGAGAAGTTGAGATAGGTGAAATTGAATTTGCACCTGAAAATTAG
- the dtd gene encoding D-aminoacyl-tRNA deacylase: MRAVIQRVKRASVSVEEEIIGKIDSGILLFLAVGNGDTTDDADYLLEKIINLRIFEDSEGKLNLSAKDLNKEILIVSQFTLYGDCRKGRRPSFSSAASPGTAFKMYDYFIEQANKTSLKIETGEFQAMMEIDILNHGPLTLMLDSNKEF; the protein is encoded by the coding sequence ATGAGAGCTGTCATACAAAGAGTAAAAAGAGCATCAGTATCAGTTGAAGAAGAAATTATAGGCAAAATAGATAGTGGTATTTTATTATTTTTAGCAGTAGGTAATGGTGATACGACTGATGATGCAGATTATCTTTTAGAAAAAATAATAAATCTAAGGATATTTGAAGATAGTGAAGGGAAATTAAATTTATCAGCTAAAGATTTAAACAAAGAAATATTAATTGTATCTCAATTTACTCTGTATGGTGATTGCCGAAAGGGTAGAAGGCCAAGCTTTTCTTCAGCAGCTTCCCCTGGAACTGCCTTTAAAATGTATGATTACTTTATTGAACAAGCAAATAAGACCAGTTTGAAAATTGAAACTGGGGAATTTCAAGCAATGATGGAAATAGACATTCTAAATCATGGTCCGCTAACACTTATGTTGGATAGTAATAAAGAATTTTAG
- a CDS encoding MBL fold metallo-hydrolase, translating into MDIYTIPIGFNLTNCYLVKFNDNHGIVIDPADNGDKIYNYIEEKEIIIKRIILTHGHFDHIGAVDYLRKKLDVPLSIHSLDNPLLLDPQKNLSFMSMNPIKISPADNLLEDGDIISNFEIIHTAGHTPGGITLYNKENKVLFTGDTIFKNSYGRTDFPGANQETLFNSIENLLKLDGDITIYPGHGPKTSIGEFKQFFY; encoded by the coding sequence ATGGATATATATACAATTCCTATAGGCTTTAATCTCACGAATTGTTATTTGGTAAAATTTAATGATAATCATGGGATAGTGATAGATCCAGCGGATAATGGAGATAAAATATATAATTATATTGAAGAGAAAGAAATAATTATTAAAAGAATTATATTAACACATGGCCATTTTGATCATATAGGGGCAGTTGATTATTTAAGAAAAAAACTTGATGTTCCTTTAAGTATACATAGCCTAGATAATCCATTACTCTTAGATCCTCAAAAAAATCTATCTTTTATGTCTATGAATCCTATTAAGATTTCACCTGCCGATAATTTACTAGAAGATGGAGATATAATTTCAAACTTTGAAATTATACATACAGCTGGGCATACGCCAGGTGGCATTACTTTATATAATAAAGAAAATAAGGTTTTATTTACAGGAGATACAATTTTCAAAAATAGTTATGGCCGCACTGATTTTCCAGGAGCTAATCAAGAAACATTATTTAATTCTATAGAGAACTTGTTAAAATTAGATGGAGATATTACTATATATCCAGGCCATGGTCCAAAAACAAGTATTGGTGAATTCAAACAATTTTTTTATTAA